A portion of the Sphaerochaeta pleomorpha str. Grapes genome contains these proteins:
- a CDS encoding efflux RND transporter periplasmic adaptor subunit, which translates to MRAIHTWTLLIVLAGLLLLGISCTKEESSQVSYDEIAAATDYTQVVSKAVEIVRSPLRDRVVGSGTIQAREEAVVKALGSGVIKTIDFTLGMKLEKGQVLLTLDDTIASLSLSQLTKQYENSLKELQANQKLYDRGAISLVQLEGAKANYDGIKAQLQKASDSLGYTKVFTPLAGSVAERNPQLVVGDFLQTGQQIARIVNLDHLRITLAVGQSQLFLVHEGAKAFITIKTPTETIEAEGVVSAISAASNTQTGSWAVLIDFDNPRPELIRAGLSANVTILNEKAPLYNLVPNSAMVYRDNSTFIYLVDGTNAKKIEVQVVDQYGDNTAVESVDPSLDLVGRRVLVSGLTRILDGDPVVTQY; encoded by the coding sequence ATGAGAGCAATTCATACATGGACTTTGTTGATTGTGTTAGCCGGTTTGTTATTACTGGGAATTTCCTGTACCAAGGAAGAATCCTCTCAGGTCTCTTATGATGAAATAGCGGCCGCTACGGATTACACCCAAGTGGTTTCAAAAGCTGTGGAGATTGTACGATCTCCGCTGAGGGACCGGGTAGTAGGGAGTGGGACCATCCAAGCTCGCGAAGAGGCGGTGGTAAAGGCTCTGGGTAGTGGGGTTATCAAGACAATTGATTTTACGCTCGGGATGAAATTGGAAAAGGGACAGGTGTTGTTGACCTTGGATGATACCATTGCTTCCCTTAGCTTGAGCCAATTGACCAAGCAATATGAAAACAGCCTGAAAGAGTTGCAGGCAAACCAGAAACTCTATGACCGCGGGGCGATTTCCCTGGTTCAGCTTGAAGGGGCAAAGGCTAATTACGATGGAATCAAAGCCCAGCTTCAGAAGGCCTCTGACTCTTTGGGGTATACCAAGGTTTTTACACCGCTTGCTGGAAGTGTTGCCGAAAGGAACCCCCAACTTGTAGTGGGTGATTTTTTACAGACCGGGCAACAGATTGCACGGATTGTAAATCTTGACCATCTGCGCATTACCCTTGCAGTTGGGCAGTCCCAGCTGTTTCTTGTACATGAAGGGGCAAAGGCTTTTATAACGATTAAGACCCCTACCGAGACAATCGAGGCAGAAGGTGTTGTCTCCGCAATAAGTGCGGCAAGCAATACCCAGACAGGCAGCTGGGCGGTTTTGATAGATTTTGATAATCCAAGGCCTGAGCTTATTCGTGCAGGATTGTCTGCAAATGTCACGATACTCAATGAAAAGGCTCCTCTTTACAACCTGGTTCCCAATTCAGCAATGGTCTATCGTGATAACAGTACCTTTATCTATTTGGTAGATGGTACGAATGCAAAAAAAATTGAGGTACAGGTTGTTGACCAATATGGCGACAATACCGCAGTGGAAAGCGTTGACCCTTCCCTGGATTTGGTCGGTAGGCGTGTTCTGGTCAGTGGTTTGACCAGGATTCTCGATGGAGACCCTGTCGTAACCCAGTACTGA
- a CDS encoding GGDEF domain-containing phosphodiesterase, protein MNRKAVAPAILLIVDEPDTKQKVFVDKLSDFYGIVVTSTRDETVLKSGRGYLSVFLADLLSPTGYQTLALPMDARYILVVVSEPNETRFSDRSLLPEDSAGKGLACNSLTKDLVRWDSQQQKTYGNVGLLLEKTVATSECHVFSALFTYFPHSLRLLSAQSGLLSFLQASSVQELQSSLPNFLHLLNEKACVYFEASLAKAKILQKKVLFSFMVHKPDIPGFAQLQLAFTPMPYPSPSGTEYLMECTVFQWKTPIRHSSNARGRFAIPNREAFYDNARALLFKEKESHFLYVRWQILQFQQYIEHYGRVKGEHLLLHCAMFLDQWLAKIGTFGHLYSDHFAFVLSEKDFDPAVFLQESNRALGFSNQYLDLPTALGIARVSDDSIPLDRINKMAKLALYSATNGHSEQNFAFFEIKKGEESLRNQRLSEEIPSALKTLQIGMHLQPVFNLKEQKFVSAEALARWNHPTLGLLSPKVFIPLFEKRKMILELDLSILESVCVLQQSLVESGIEPLPISVNLSQLDFYDSTLFETILTIVDNHFLSHELICFEITESTSMDDPKQLLKTLELLRAQGFILLLDDYGSGYSSLRLLTSSPIDILKIDMEFTQQIGTSSRVETALQNIVTMAKNLGVGMIAEGVENKAQADFFQSIGCNQIQGYLYSKPLPVQAYRLFLQTMK, encoded by the coding sequence ATGAATCGAAAAGCCGTTGCACCGGCAATTCTCCTCATAGTTGACGAACCGGATACTAAGCAGAAAGTTTTTGTTGATAAGCTTTCAGACTTCTACGGTATTGTTGTAACTTCTACCCGTGACGAAACGGTATTGAAAAGTGGGCGAGGATATCTATCAGTATTCCTGGCTGATTTGCTTTCTCCCACGGGGTATCAAACGTTAGCGCTACCAATGGATGCCCGTTATATCCTGGTAGTCGTGAGTGAACCTAATGAAACACGTTTCAGCGATAGGTCACTGCTACCGGAAGATTCGGCTGGAAAGGGACTTGCCTGCAATTCTCTTACAAAAGATTTGGTTCGTTGGGATAGTCAACAACAGAAAACGTATGGAAATGTGGGTTTGTTGCTGGAAAAAACAGTAGCAACCTCTGAATGCCATGTATTTTCTGCCCTCTTTACCTATTTCCCCCATAGTCTTCGCCTCCTTTCGGCTCAGAGTGGACTTCTCTCGTTTTTGCAGGCTTCCTCGGTACAGGAATTGCAAAGCAGCCTCCCAAATTTTTTGCACCTGCTGAATGAAAAGGCCTGTGTTTATTTTGAGGCTTCCCTTGCAAAGGCCAAAATCCTGCAAAAAAAAGTTTTGTTCAGTTTTATGGTTCATAAACCAGATATTCCAGGTTTTGCACAACTGCAGTTGGCTTTTACCCCCATGCCTTATCCATCTCCCTCGGGTACCGAATATTTGATGGAATGTACTGTCTTCCAATGGAAAACACCTATCCGGCATAGTAGCAATGCAAGGGGACGCTTCGCTATTCCCAATAGGGAAGCGTTTTATGACAATGCGAGGGCCTTGCTTTTCAAGGAAAAGGAAAGCCATTTCTTATATGTCCGTTGGCAAATCCTTCAATTTCAACAGTATATCGAGCACTACGGACGGGTGAAAGGAGAGCATCTGCTTCTCCACTGTGCAATGTTTTTAGATCAATGGCTTGCAAAAATAGGTACATTTGGACATCTGTATTCCGACCATTTCGCCTTTGTCCTCAGTGAAAAGGATTTTGACCCTGCGGTATTCCTTCAGGAGTCGAATAGGGCCTTGGGATTTTCAAATCAGTATCTTGATTTGCCTACTGCCTTGGGCATAGCTAGAGTCAGTGATGATTCAATACCCCTTGACCGTATCAATAAGATGGCAAAACTTGCGTTGTATAGTGCGACAAATGGACATTCCGAACAAAATTTTGCATTTTTTGAAATAAAAAAAGGGGAGGAAAGCTTACGGAACCAACGATTGTCAGAAGAAATACCCTCGGCGCTTAAAACGCTTCAGATCGGTATGCATCTGCAACCGGTATTCAACCTAAAGGAACAGAAGTTTGTTTCAGCAGAGGCTTTGGCCCGTTGGAATCATCCTACGCTAGGTTTGCTTAGTCCGAAGGTATTTATTCCCCTCTTCGAAAAAAGGAAAATGATACTGGAACTTGATCTTAGTATTCTGGAATCTGTCTGTGTCTTGCAACAGTCTTTGGTAGAATCGGGAATCGAACCGTTGCCTATTTCGGTCAATCTTTCACAGCTTGATTTCTATGACAGCACGCTTTTTGAGACCATCCTTACAATAGTGGACAACCATTTTCTTTCACATGAGCTTATTTGCTTTGAAATTACCGAAAGCACCTCTATGGATGATCCGAAACAATTATTGAAGACTCTGGAATTGCTCAGGGCTCAAGGCTTCATTCTTCTGCTTGATGATTATGGTTCCGGGTATTCCTCTTTGCGTTTACTGACGAGTTCTCCTATAGATATTCTGAAAATCGATATGGAATTCACCCAGCAGATAGGAACTTCTTCAAGGGTGGAGACTGCATTGCAGAATATTGTGACAATGGCAAAAAACCTTGGCGTAGGGATGATTGCAGAAGGGGTGGAAAACAAAGCACAGGCTGATTTTTTCCAATCGATCGGATGTAACCAGATACAGGGGTATCTTTACTCAAAACCCCTGCCAGTCCAAGCGTATCGACTGTTTTTACAGACGATGAAATAA